A portion of the Thunnus maccoyii chromosome 20, fThuMac1.1, whole genome shotgun sequence genome contains these proteins:
- the ankrd22 gene encoding ankyrin repeat domain-containing protein 22 isoform X2, whose protein sequence is MGLVYSEPACQAAYDGDVHQLYELLTNNPKLLNVKEEHTGDTPLIAACRQGNRRAIHYLLENQADVHLTNKQRTCLHYISKKTFSALDYLMICVLMPILLLGYFLMLQKQREHAAVMEELLSSSVNVDAVDYKGNTALHYVCQRKSHRLVPLLLHRNAAADVKNNDGETPLDIATRLKFTKIICLLKKTQ, encoded by the exons ATGGGGCTGGTTTACTCGGAG CCGGCCTGTCAGGCGGCGTATGACGGAGACGTCCATCAGCTGTACGAGCTGCTGACGAACAACCCAAAGCTCCTGAACGTGAAGGAGGAACACACCGGAGACACGCCCCTCATCGCCGCCTGTCGCCAAGGCAACCGGAGGGCAATACACTACCTGCTGGAAAACCAGGCCGACGTCCACCTGACCAATAAG CAGAGGACGTGTCTTCACTACATCTCCAAGAAGACGTTCTCTGCGTTGGATTATCTGATGATCTGCGTCCTGATGCCCATCCTGCTGCTGGGATACTTCCTCATG ttacaGAAGCAGAGGGAGCACGCAGCTgtgatggaggagctgctgagCAGCAGCGTCAACGTCGACGCCGTCGACTAC AAAGGAAACACGGCTCTTCACTACGTGTGTCAGAGGAAAAGTCATCGTCTggttcctctgctgctgcacagaaacGCCGCCGCCGACGTCAAGAACAAC GACGGAGAGACGCCGCTGGACATCGCCACCAGACTGAAGTTCACCAAGATCATCTGTCTGCTGAAGAAGACCCAGTGA
- the ankrd22 gene encoding ankyrin repeat domain-containing protein 22 isoform X1, producing MGLVYSEPACQAAYDGDVHQLYELLTNNPKLLNVKEEHTGDTPLIAACRQGNRRAIHYLLENQADVHLTNKKQRTCLHYISKKTFSALDYLMICVLMPILLLGYFLMLQKQREHAAVMEELLSSSVNVDAVDYKGNTALHYVCQRKSHRLVPLLLHRNAAADVKNNDGETPLDIATRLKFTKIICLLKKTQ from the exons ATGGGGCTGGTTTACTCGGAG CCGGCCTGTCAGGCGGCGTATGACGGAGACGTCCATCAGCTGTACGAGCTGCTGACGAACAACCCAAAGCTCCTGAACGTGAAGGAGGAACACACCGGAGACACGCCCCTCATCGCCGCCTGTCGCCAAGGCAACCGGAGGGCAATACACTACCTGCTGGAAAACCAGGCCGACGTCCACCTGACCAATAAG aagCAGAGGACGTGTCTTCACTACATCTCCAAGAAGACGTTCTCTGCGTTGGATTATCTGATGATCTGCGTCCTGATGCCCATCCTGCTGCTGGGATACTTCCTCATG ttacaGAAGCAGAGGGAGCACGCAGCTgtgatggaggagctgctgagCAGCAGCGTCAACGTCGACGCCGTCGACTAC AAAGGAAACACGGCTCTTCACTACGTGTGTCAGAGGAAAAGTCATCGTCTggttcctctgctgctgcacagaaacGCCGCCGCCGACGTCAAGAACAAC GACGGAGAGACGCCGCTGGACATCGCCACCAGACTGAAGTTCACCAAGATCATCTGTCTGCTGAAGAAGACCCAGTGA